GGGCGGTACGCAGGTAGGTGAAGGCCACATGGCCGGTGCCGACGGCCTCACCCATCGTGTCGGCTTCACCGCCGAGGGCAACGACGCGTTCCTGGAGGTCGGTTGCGATGTCGGCCCTGGCAGCGGCAAGCGCGTTGAGCGACGCCGGCACGCGGTAACCATTGTCGTCCGGCAGTTCGGCGGCCTGGCCATAGAGATTGTTCGCATCAATGAAGATCGAGGCGAGGTGGTTAAGCGCGCCGATTTCCTCCGTGCGCGATTCCGAAATTGCCGGCGCATCGGCCAGGCGTTGCGGGGCGGGCTCGCCGGACATGGCGCAAGCACCGGTCAGCGAAAGGGCGGTTGCCAGAAGGGCGGTCTTGAAAAGCATGTGATTTTCTCCTGATGCCTTATTGCCCTGAACAATGGCCCCGGCAGGAGATCGTTCCCGCAAGCGCCCCATTCCGAGCAGCTGCCGACGGCGGCCAAGGCGCCGGATCGCCTGTGCTCACGGGCATTTGCGCGGGGTAAAGAGAGAATTTTCTGGAAACCCCCGGGGCCTCGCCCTATGTATCCTGCATCGCCCTGAGGGTAACAACTCCGGGCGGGCGTTAAGTCCGTGCCTGAAGTGCCCCGGCTCGACCCCCGTCCCTCAGTGAAGGACTATCAAGAATGGCTATGGATGCCGTGACGCCACCGACTGACCTCTTGCGCGCGGATGCCGTGCGCCGTCCCACACAACAGGAAGCTGAAGACGCTGTCCGCACGCTGATCGCCTGGGCGGGTGATGACCCGCAACGCGAAGGCCTGCTCGACACGCCCAAGCGCGTCGTCAACGCCTACAAGGAGTGGTTTGAAGGTTACGGGGAAGACCCTGTGAAATACCTCAGCCGCACCTTCGAGGATGTTCAGGGCTATGACGATATCGTCGTGCTCCGCAACATCGAGGTGGAAAGCCACTGCGAGCACCATATGGCGCCGTTCCTCGGCAAGGCATTTGTCGCCTACAAGCCGTCGCAGGCGGTGGTCGGCATTTCCAAGCTGGCCCGCGTCGTCGAAATCTTCGCGAAGCGCCTGCAGACGCAGGAAACGATGACGGCGCAGATCTGCGACGCCATCACCGAGAGCCTCGCCCCGATGGGCACGGCCGTGCTGATCGAAGCGGAGCACCAGTGCATGTCAACGCGCGGTGTCCACCACCGCCACGTCACCACGGTCACAACGCAGTTCACCGGCGTCTTCAAGTCGGACGCAGACCTGCGCAACCGCTTCCTGCGGATGTGTGGCCAGACCGTCTGACACGTCTGCCTTTACAGCCGGATTTCTGAACGCCGCCCGCCTCGCGCTGGCGGCGTTTCCGTATGCCGATTTCGATTGCGCGCCCGGCGCGTCCGGCTATCACTTGCGCAGCGTAGAGTTCCGCACATAGCCAGAACCAGACCCGGGAGACCTCGATGAAAATGACCTTCGCCCTTGCTGCCCTCGCCTTCGCTGCCCTGCCCGCGATGGCCGCCACGACCACCGTCGAGTTCGCCCCGGCCGAGGGCGACACGCTTGTCGCCGTGTTCTCGGACGATGGCACGGTCAGCTTCAATGGCGGCGAAGCCGTGCCTTACACGATGGATCAAGCAGCCAGCACGATCTGTTCCAGCGTGAACGGAACCGACAATTGCGCGACCTTCGAAAGCTGGGGCGAGGATGTCGGCCACGTCACGCCCTACACGACCTCGCAAGGCTCCTCGGGCACCGCAACGGTGACGGCGAAAACCGAGTAACCGCGCGTCTCAGACGTGATCCTGAAGGAGGTGCTCGTAGACCGCGAGCGCCTCCTTTTCCATTTCGGCGGCGGGACCGGAAAGCCGCGGCAGCGGTCCCGGCCGCTCGCCGAATCCTGTGGAAGCCCAAACCGCGTCATACCAATGCGGCGCCCAAGCCCCATCCTCCGTACGCGGACCGGCCGGCCAGGCAAGCATGCCGGGATCGAAACCAATGCCAAGCGCCCGGCAAAGCCGCGAAAGAACGCCGGCCGGATCATCCAGCACCTTGTCGGCGTCGATCACCGCCACCTTGCCGAGCTGGCGCGACAAGGCGAGCTGCTGCGGAATGCCGAGCGCCTCCAGGCTGAGCGTCTCCATCTTGCGCTGGTAGGAAGCGATCACCCGCGCCGGATGGCGGATCAGGAGGACATGCCGGTCGATCCGGTCCAGCCAGTCCATCGGGATGCCTTCGACCATGTGATGGATCATGTGCTTCTGGTAGAAGATGTCCCTGCCGTCCGGCGCCGGCCCCGTCATCGTGGCAATCACCTTGCGCGGATCAGCCTCATGGGCGGCGAGGATTTCATCCGTCATCGGATGGCGAAGGCCCGTGAGCTTCAGGAAGGCCGCGTAGAACGGCTCATCCACCACCGCCGTATCGGCGCGCGCGCCGAAGCTGCGCATCATCGTGGTCGACAGGTTGCGCGGCCCCGACCACATCGCGATCCGCAAACCGCCGCTCATGCAATCGGCGTCAGGCTGCGCGCTTGCAGCGCCTTGTAGAGCCCGCGCACGCGCTGCGAGACCGGGCCATCGAGCTGCTCGATCACCCGCCCGTCGACTTCGCGCACCGGCGTTACACCGGCAAAGGTGCCCGTGATGAAGGCTTCATCTGCCGAATAGACATCGAACAGCGAGAACCGCTTCTCCACCGCCGGAATGCCGGCTTCGCGGCAGACCCGCAGGATGTTGCCGCGCGTGATCCCGCCAAGGCAGTATTCCGGCGGCGAGGTCCACACTTCCCCGTCGCGCACGATGAAGAAGTGCGTCGAGTTGCAGGTCGCCACAAAGCCTGCGGGGTCGAGCATCAGCGCCTCGTCGGCGCCCGCCTTGTCGGCCTGGATGCAGGCCATGATGCAGTTCAGTTTCGAATGCGAGTTCAGTTTCTGGTCCTGTTCGGCCGGCCCCGTTCGCCGCACATGCACCGTGAACAGACTGACCCCGCGTGCCTGAACTGCCGGCACGGGCGTCTT
The genomic region above belongs to Acidobacteriota bacterium and contains:
- a CDS encoding PA2169 family four-helix-bundle protein; the protein is MLFKTALLATALSLTGACAMSGEPAPQRLADAPAISESRTEEIGALNHLASIFIDANNLYGQAAELPDDNGYRVPASLNALAAARADIATDLQERVVALGGEADTMGEAVGTGHVAFTYLRTALDNDTEVAVEEAIRGETYIRDEVDKALAMSMTAESRTMLQQVSAQVKADLASLQQLDRDV
- the folE gene encoding GTP cyclohydrolase I FolE — protein: MDAVTPPTDLLRADAVRRPTQQEAEDAVRTLIAWAGDDPQREGLLDTPKRVVNAYKEWFEGYGEDPVKYLSRTFEDVQGYDDIVVLRNIEVESHCEHHMAPFLGKAFVAYKPSQAVVGISKLARVVEIFAKRLQTQETMTAQICDAITESLAPMGTAVLIEAEHQCMSTRGVHHRHVTTVTTQFTGVFKSDADLRNRFLRMCGQTV
- a CDS encoding HAD family hydrolase, with product MRIAMWSGPRNLSTTMMRSFGARADTAVVDEPFYAAFLKLTGLRHPMTDEILAAHEADPRKVIATMTGPAPDGRDIFYQKHMIHHMVEGIPMDWLDRIDRHVLLIRHPARVIASYQRKMETLSLEALGIPQQLALSRQLGKVAVIDADKVLDDPAGVLSRLCRALGIGFDPGMLAWPAGPRTEDGAWAPHWYDAVWASTGFGERPGPLPRLSGPAAEMEKEALAVYEHLLQDHV
- a CDS encoding aminotransferase class IV, coding for MTEEEVHGVHDYVADPRNADVLISVNGALKRREEAVVSVFDSGYLLGDGVWEGLRVMEGGVAFWPEHLKRLYAGAKTIDMDIGLTREELTARLMDCLKANGMRDGVHIRLMVTRGIKKTPYQGPRFTIGKATVVIIPEYKTPVPAVQARGVSLFTVHVRRTGPAEQDQKLNSHSKLNCIMACIQADKAGADEALMLDPAGFVATCNSTHFFIVRDGEVWTSPPEYCLGGITRGNILRVCREAGIPAVEKRFSLFDVYSADEAFITGTFAGVTPVREVDGRVIEQLDGPVSQRVRGLYKALQARSLTPIA